CAAATTACAGATAACACAAACAAAAACATACAATCATTACCTATAAAACAAATGACAAAACACCAAGACATAAATGTCAATACACAAGATTATCAATAATTCCCATAACCACATCACAAATATGTTTCAAACCCTCTTCTCTAACAGAGATCTCAGGGGGATATACTAAATTTGGGTACCTTTTAAACGCGTTACGACACGAATTCGCATAATCTGCAGCTGCCATCACATGCATATAAGCATAATCATACAACTCTGACCCCAAATCTTTAACCGAATCTTGCAAGGAGCTGCCAGCAGCCAAGTACCTATCTGCACACTGCTTCAATACTTTCTTCATTAATCCGTCGCTAGTCGTGTTCTTCGCAAGAACATTAGACGATAAGAAAGAGTTGGTGTTGGTGGCGTTAGCCACTGCGAATCTCGCCATTATAATCGCTAGCCCTTTCGTGTCAGCTTGTGAGCTCGTTGAGTCGGATTCGAGAGACGAcacgcaaagatcgtaaaacttAGTGGTTTTGCATGTTTTTTGGATCAAACTCATGTCTCCATTGACaaataaattagggttttgagtgcATGAGATGGTCAGAATAAGGAGTGagagaaaataataaaaagaagaagaagaaaccatCTTGAAAACCTAATGTGGGTGGAAAAGATGTTGGCtttcttatatattttttttgtgtatGTACAAATGATgaaaacattatttattatttaCGGAATGTGTTAAAAGTACAGCTCTTATAGTTTTTACTAAATGTACCGCATTCTCTCATCGGTTATATATCTCTTTACTTTTTCTTATAGGGGATGTGTCAAGCTAGTGACGGAACTAGAAGAAATATTTAGGGGTGTTCCAATTTTTTACGGTACATTTATAGAACGGAAATTTGTTTACCTACATTACGGGGCAGGGCCGATCCTGAAAATTCAAGTGCCCTGGGCGAGCCAAAAAAAGGCCCTTAGGCCTTACcaaattaaattttataaactagtttttttaagTTATTAGTATTTAGGTTAACGAATCAATATTGAGCATATCACATTTGGCTAGGGTTTATGATTAGTTTTTTTGGTTTCCTCATCACTTCAAAGAATTCAAACAATCAATTAACAAGCAAATTAACAACCAATAATCAGCCAATAACAACAAGTAACAAGAATAAAACTATTATTTAGTTATTTCGGCTTATGTAATGTgttattatttagttatttatgcTTATTATTTAGTTTCTTATTGAGCTTATTATTGGTTTGTATTCATCATCACCAAGTGGGTTTATTAttggtttgtaaaaaaaaaaattgagggGTGTCCTCGTAGTTGTTCAGGGGTGTCCTATGTAAAAACAAAcgaaaaaacttttttttttacactaCCGGAAAAAAGTTGAGCTACACTAGGTCCGCCCCTGTGTCAAGCATATAGGAGGTACGTTTAGCCTCATCCATAATTTAGTTATGAAGTAGCTAGTGTGGCTAGAGAATCTAGAGTAATTAATGGGTCGAAATGATAAGGCTTTTTATTATTGTTGTGTGGGTTTTTGTGATATGGTAGATGCCAAAGTGAGTTCACGAGAGCCATGAGCCATTATTCCAGCTTTTATTATGTGTTTTGTTTGTATGGACCATGCAACATGGTTATCAGTTTGTCTCGTATCTGTTTTTAAAATGCCTCGAATAATTAACTTGTTAGGAAACCTTTATTTTCTTAATTAAGGGTACTCGGGTCACCCTCAATACCCCATGCGGTTTTCTTCATTGGCGGAGCAACATAAACGTTTTCGCCTTGTAAGTAGAACGTATAATATTTAAATTCTACACGACACAAATCTTTTTTTTTACAATTAACACTATTgatttttttaaatgaaaaattGGCCCCATTTTTCATTGGTCTTATGAGAAAATTACATATGCTTTtactaaataaaaaatatataaacatttTACCGAATAAAGTTTAGTAATTATTAATTAAGCCCAATTTTTTAATTGTAATTCAAACATAGCTCATTTTCTTTTATCTACTAAATAACTCATTACCCAATTTCACGAATTACCTAACCTAACGTAAAAAAGGCCGCCCAAATGGTATAGTCTTTTATTATATGACCTGACCCGAAATGAAAAATCTGGTCCCGGTTATAATTCCAAGCACCGTCAAAAATGACACCATTGAAAATAATTCCTAGCTCCGCTTTCTTTGGCTACTTCGGCACCACTGCTGCAAGTGATTCGGGTAGTCATTTAGGTTACTTCTCGGGTAATGTAAACCGATTGTGAAGGTGGGGAACCGATTCTTCACGTGGGGTGGTGATGAGGTGGCTGTCTTTTGTTGGTTGATTGTTCGGTGTCATTTGAGTACTTGTCTATGGGTGCCCCTCTTAATTGGCTACTTTTCTAAGGATTTGATTAAAAAATTAGGTAGTTATCCATCATTTGTTTGTGCTATTTGGGTAGCTATGGTTGTGCTATTAGTATTCTTTTGAAACAATATAATACCTACAAGTTAGATTATATTAATTTACTACATGTGAAATACATGTAACAAGAAGAAGAATAAAATATCAAACCAGAATCAACACTTGGATGAAGAAACGGATTTGGATCACTATAAATGGGTTTCACGTGTATTTTCATATGCTTCCTAGGGTATAATAACCGAGATAGAAGCGATGTCTGAGATTACTAACTTGCATGAGAATCTAACCGGGATTTTTCATGTTGTAGACTGACCAAGAAAGTGACTGGTGTTTGCAAGAAATCAAATATGTCATGTATACGAACAAAAGAGTGGAGGCACTCTTCTTTATTCGTCTTGTATAATGCAACTAGAACATAATAGAGTATGGCCTCGCGAATTTTGTCGTCttgaaatcatccatgaaaatgaaccatatatttattatatactCCATAATAGTTAAAGCCTTGGTTTTATTTAGTTAATGAAGTCTTTTTGTCACAAAATAGTATTAGATTTATTGGTCacttaggctggagggtgtgggatggagcccctaggggctttatcaagACACATCAGCGCCACCTAGAATTCACCTCAGCCATGGGGCTTTATCACGCCCCCTTTAACTTGCATGGTGTGGGATGGAGCctcctattaaacaaaattaaaaaaaaacaaaatttattgGCTGAAATGATGTGGGCCCCACCTGATAAAGCTCTTCTCCCTCGTATGATGGAGCCC
The sequence above is drawn from the Helianthus annuus cultivar XRQ/B chromosome 12, HanXRQr2.0-SUNRISE, whole genome shotgun sequence genome and encodes:
- the LOC110894836 gene encoding cell wall / vacuolar inhibitor of fructosidase 2 codes for the protein MVSSSSFYYFLSLLILTISCTQNPNLFVNGDMSLIQKTCKTTKFYDLCVSSLESDSTSSQADTKGLAIIMARFAVANATNTNSFLSSNVLAKNTTSDGLMKKVLKQCADRYLAAGSSLQDSVKDLGSELYDYAYMHVMAAADYANSCRNAFKRYPNLVYPPEISVREEGLKHICDVVMGIIDNLVY